Proteins encoded together in one Dechloromonas sp. HYN0024 window:
- a CDS encoding HDOD domain-containing protein → MASAVTFKILEDIARDLSGNEITFPTFLDITFQVRAALKDPNLNVEQLSKLVGAEPLMSAKIIRMANSVAMNPSGREIADVKSAIVRVGMEAVRTVSFAVAMEQLLKSKQMQPFENLSHMLWEHTSHVAALCRVLARKMAKINGDEAMFAGLVHDLGVFYLMSRAANFPELTNDKVELHGLLVGWHDNIGHALLSAMGLPESVLEAVRDHETEREVKAIDNLSNVLYIANKIANRTSSWRDAELDGEIDTSMLDTLFDAETLAEIIEESEEEVHSLKAALGG, encoded by the coding sequence ATGGCCAGCGCCGTCACCTTCAAGATTCTCGAAGACATCGCCCGCGATCTTTCCGGCAATGAAATCACTTTTCCGACCTTCCTCGACATTACCTTCCAGGTGCGCGCTGCGCTGAAGGACCCGAATCTCAATGTCGAGCAGTTGTCGAAGCTGGTTGGCGCCGAGCCACTGATGAGCGCCAAGATCATCCGCATGGCCAACTCGGTGGCGATGAACCCGAGCGGTCGCGAGATCGCCGACGTGAAGAGCGCCATTGTCCGTGTCGGCATGGAGGCGGTGCGTACGGTGTCATTTGCCGTGGCCATGGAGCAGTTGCTCAAGTCGAAGCAGATGCAGCCCTTCGAGAATCTGTCCCATATGCTCTGGGAACATACCTCGCACGTCGCCGCCCTGTGCCGCGTACTGGCTCGCAAGATGGCCAAGATCAACGGTGACGAGGCGATGTTTGCCGGTCTGGTGCACGATCTCGGCGTTTTCTACCTGATGTCGCGGGCCGCCAATTTCCCCGAGTTGACCAACGACAAGGTTGAATTGCATGGTCTTCTGGTCGGCTGGCACGACAACATCGGTCACGCCCTGCTCTCGGCAATGGGCTTGCCGGAATCAGTACTCGAGGCGGTCAGGGATCACGAGACCGAGCGCGAAGTCAAGGCTATCGACAACCTCTCCAATGTGCTCTACATCGCCAACAAGATCGCCAATCGAACGTCCAGCTGGCGCGATGCCGAACTGGATGGCGAGATCGATACCTCGATGCTCGACACCTTGTTTGATGCCGAGACGCTGGCCGAGATCATCGAAGAGTCGGAAGAAGAAGTTCATTCGCTGAAGGCGGCACTCGGGGGCTAA
- a CDS encoding MFS transporter, whose protein sequence is MSPPTDRMSPEERRAGASLASIFALRMLGLFLILPVFSVYAKTLPGGDNLALVGFALGAYGLTQAVFQIPYGIASDIFGRKQVIVVGLLIFALGSFVAAWAPDMTWIIVGRVLQGAGAISAAVTALAADLTREEHRTKVMAMIGSSIGLVFALSLVGAPILYGWIGMAGLFIMTGILALAAIILLLKAVPPAPPPHGHAKLPLRQVVLDPDLIRLNVGIFVLHMVQMAMFVVLPHALVNHGGLEAAAHWQVYLPAVLFSFAIMVPAIIAAERKDKMRPIFLAAVGLLVVVQSGLLIYSESLWALALWLTLFFVAFNVLEATLPSLVSRTAPPSAKGAALGVYNTTQALGLFIGGAAGGYIAQHFGDNAVFAACTGLVLVWLVVANSMNFPQRRVTAAATQSVQET, encoded by the coding sequence ATGTCACCCCCAACTGACCGCATGAGCCCCGAGGAACGCCGCGCCGGCGCCTCCCTCGCTTCCATCTTCGCCCTCCGCATGCTCGGGCTTTTTCTCATCCTGCCGGTGTTCTCGGTCTATGCGAAAACCTTGCCCGGGGGCGATAACCTTGCCCTGGTCGGCTTCGCGCTGGGTGCCTATGGCCTGACCCAGGCGGTGTTCCAGATTCCCTATGGCATCGCCTCGGATATTTTCGGGCGCAAGCAGGTCATTGTCGTCGGCCTGCTCATCTTCGCGCTGGGCAGTTTTGTCGCCGCCTGGGCACCGGACATGACATGGATCATCGTGGGCCGCGTCCTCCAGGGAGCCGGGGCAATCTCGGCGGCGGTGACGGCACTGGCGGCTGATCTGACGCGTGAGGAGCACCGGACCAAGGTGATGGCGATGATCGGCTCGTCAATTGGTCTGGTCTTTGCCCTGTCGCTGGTCGGTGCCCCGATTCTTTATGGCTGGATCGGCATGGCCGGGCTATTCATCATGACCGGCATTCTGGCGCTGGCTGCCATCATCCTGCTGCTCAAGGCGGTACCCCCGGCACCGCCGCCGCATGGTCATGCCAAGCTGCCGCTGCGTCAGGTGGTGCTCGATCCCGATCTGATCCGCCTCAATGTCGGTATTTTTGTCCTCCACATGGTGCAGATGGCCATGTTCGTCGTCCTGCCCCATGCGCTGGTCAACCACGGCGGGCTGGAAGCGGCAGCGCACTGGCAGGTTTATCTGCCGGCCGTGCTCTTTTCCTTCGCCATCATGGTTCCGGCCATTATTGCCGCCGAGCGCAAGGACAAGATGCGGCCTATTTTCCTGGCCGCCGTTGGGCTACTCGTCGTCGTCCAGTCCGGCCTGCTGATCTACAGTGAAAGTCTGTGGGCCCTGGCCCTCTGGCTCACCCTGTTTTTTGTCGCCTTCAACGTCCTCGAGGCCACGCTGCCTTCGCTCGTTTCGCGTACCGCCCCGCCCAGCGCCAAGGGCGCTGCCCTCGGGGTGTACAACACGACCCAGGCGCTTGGCCTGTTTATCGGTGGTGCAGCGGGTGGCTATATTGCGCAGCATTTCGGCGATAATGCGGTATTTGCTGCATGCACCGGGCTGGTTCTGGTCTGGCTGGTGGTGGCGAACTCAATGAATTTTCCGCAACGGCGTGTGACCGCCGCGGCGACACAATCTGTTCAGGAGACATAA
- the ssb gene encoding single-stranded DNA-binding protein — protein sequence MASVNKVILVGNLGKDPEVRYTASGEAMCNFSLATTDSWKDKATGEKKELTEWHRVSFFGKLAEIAGQYLKKGSQVYVEGSLRTRKWTDKEGQERYTTEIRGDEMKMLGSRQGMGAPAGGGGGYDSEPTDYSPAPAKNKPKPSFDDLGDDIPF from the coding sequence ATGGCATCGGTAAACAAGGTGATTCTCGTCGGCAATCTGGGCAAGGATCCGGAAGTCCGCTACACCGCCAGCGGCGAGGCAATGTGCAACTTCAGCCTGGCGACGACGGATAGCTGGAAGGACAAGGCCACTGGCGAGAAGAAAGAACTGACCGAATGGCATCGTGTGTCTTTCTTTGGCAAGCTGGCGGAAATCGCCGGCCAGTATCTGAAGAAGGGTTCGCAGGTCTACGTTGAAGGCAGCCTGCGCACGCGCAAGTGGACCGACAAGGAAGGCCAGGAACGTTACACCACGGAAATCCGTGGCGACGAAATGAAGATGCTTGGCTCGCGCCAGGGGATGGGCGCACCGGCTGGCGGTGGCGGCGGTTATGACAGCGAGCCGACCGATTACTCGCCGGCCCCGGCCAAGAACAAGCCGAAGCCCTCGTTTGACGATCTCGGCGACGATATTCCGTTCTGA
- the uvrA gene encoding excinuclease ABC subunit UvrA: MEFIRIRGARTHNLKNINLDLPRNQLIVITGLSGSGKSSLAFDTLYAEGQRRYVESLSAYARQFLQLMEKPDVDLIEGLSPAISIEQKATSHNPRSTVGTVTEIHDYLRLLFARAGTPYCPEHNLPLEAQTVSQMVDSVLALPAETKLMILAPVVANRKGEQLDLFAELRAQGFARVRVDGSVYELDAVPKLNKTQKHTVDVVVDRLKVRDDMRQRLAESFETALRHAEGRAIALEMEDGKEHMFSAKFACPVCSYALQELEPRLFSFNNPMGACPKCDGLGVIQFFDPKRVVTNPAASLAAGAIRGWDKKNQFYFQIIESLADHYGFSVDTPFEQLTEAERQLVLYGSGKTEINFRYLNEKGTRFDRSHSFEGIIPNLERRYRGSDSNAVREELSKYVSSSACPTCAGTRLRTEARHVRVGEKTLHEISRQPLGETRNYFNCLTLAGNKAQVADKILKEITARLSFLINVGLDYLCLERSAETLSGGEAQRIRLASQIGSGLTGVMYVLDEPSIGLHQRDNDRLLQTLKNLRDMGNTVLVVEHDEDAIRSADYVVDIGPGAGVHGGAIVAQGTPAEVTANPLSMTGDYLSGRKSISAPKTRRVADPNKQLKVVGACGNNLKDVTLEIPGGLLTCITGVSGSGKSTLINDTLYAAAARHLYGSTTEPAPYQEIVGLDLFDKVINVDQAPIGRTPRSNPATYTGLLTPIRELFSQVPESRVRGYGPGRFSFNVKGGRCEACQGDGMIKVEMHFLPDIYVPCDVCHGKRYNRETLEVQYKGKTIHDILGMTVEQAREFFDAVPVIARKLQTLVDVGLSYITLGQSATTLSGGEAQRVKLALELSKRDTGRTLYILDEPTTGLHFQDIEMLLAVLQRLAEHGNTIVVIEHNLDVIKTADWIVDLGPEGGDGGGRILVSGTPEQVAKCKASHTGRFLKPLLDRKL, encoded by the coding sequence ATGGAATTCATCCGCATTCGCGGCGCGCGCACCCATAATTTAAAGAACATCAATCTCGACCTGCCGCGCAACCAGCTCATCGTCATCACCGGGCTGTCCGGCTCGGGCAAATCCTCGCTGGCGTTCGACACCCTTTACGCCGAGGGCCAGCGCCGTTACGTCGAATCGCTGTCGGCCTATGCCCGGCAGTTCCTGCAATTGATGGAAAAGCCCGATGTTGACCTGATCGAAGGCCTGAGTCCGGCCATTTCCATCGAGCAGAAGGCGACCTCGCACAATCCGCGATCGACCGTCGGCACCGTCACCGAGATCCACGACTACCTGCGCCTGCTCTTCGCCCGCGCCGGAACCCCCTACTGCCCGGAACACAACCTGCCGCTCGAAGCGCAGACGGTATCGCAGATGGTCGATTCGGTACTGGCCCTGCCTGCCGAAACGAAATTAATGATCCTTGCCCCGGTAGTCGCTAACCGCAAGGGTGAACAACTCGACCTCTTCGCCGAACTACGTGCCCAAGGCTTCGCCCGCGTTCGCGTCGACGGCAGCGTTTATGAACTCGATGCCGTGCCGAAGCTGAACAAGACGCAGAAGCACACGGTGGACGTTGTCGTCGACCGCCTCAAGGTACGCGATGACATGCGCCAGCGCCTGGCCGAATCGTTCGAGACCGCGCTGCGCCACGCCGAAGGCCGGGCCATCGCCCTCGAAATGGAGGATGGCAAGGAACACATGTTCTCTGCCAAGTTCGCCTGCCCGGTCTGTTCCTACGCCCTGCAGGAACTCGAACCGCGCCTCTTTTCCTTCAACAACCCGATGGGTGCCTGCCCGAAATGCGACGGGCTCGGTGTCATCCAGTTTTTCGATCCCAAACGCGTCGTCACCAACCCGGCGGCCTCGCTGGCTGCTGGCGCGATTCGTGGCTGGGACAAGAAAAACCAGTTCTACTTCCAGATCATCGAATCGCTGGCCGACCATTACGGTTTCTCGGTCGACACCCCCTTCGAGCAATTGACTGAAGCCGAACGCCAACTGGTCCTCTATGGCTCGGGCAAGACGGAAATCAATTTCCGCTACCTCAATGAGAAGGGCACCCGCTTCGACCGCAGCCATAGTTTCGAGGGCATCATTCCCAACCTCGAGCGGCGCTATCGTGGCAGCGACTCCAATGCGGTGCGCGAGGAGTTGTCAAAATACGTCAGCAGTTCGGCCTGCCCGACCTGCGCCGGCACCCGCCTGCGCACCGAAGCGCGACATGTTCGCGTCGGCGAAAAGACACTGCATGAAATCAGCCGCCAGCCGCTCGGCGAAACGCGCAATTATTTCAACTGTCTGACCCTGGCCGGCAACAAGGCGCAGGTCGCCGACAAAATCCTGAAAGAGATCACCGCCCGGCTCAGTTTCCTGATCAATGTCGGCCTCGATTATCTCTGCCTCGAGCGTTCGGCCGAAACCCTGTCCGGCGGTGAGGCGCAGCGCATTCGTCTGGCTTCGCAGATCGGTTCCGGCCTGACCGGCGTCATGTACGTCCTCGACGAACCGTCCATCGGCCTCCACCAGCGCGACAACGACCGCCTGCTGCAAACGCTCAAGAACCTGCGCGACATGGGCAATACCGTACTGGTCGTCGAACATGACGAGGATGCCATCCGTTCCGCCGATTACGTCGTCGATATCGGCCCCGGCGCGGGTGTCCATGGCGGGGCTATCGTCGCTCAGGGCACGCCGGCGGAAGTCACCGCCAACCCGCTGTCGATGACTGGCGACTACCTGTCCGGCCGTAAATCGATCTCGGCCCCCAAGACCCGGCGCGTGGCGGACCCCAACAAACAACTCAAGGTGGTCGGTGCCTGCGGCAACAACCTCAAGGACGTCACCCTGGAAATTCCCGGCGGCCTCCTGACCTGCATCACCGGCGTCTCCGGTTCAGGCAAGTCGACCCTGATCAACGATACGCTCTACGCGGCCGCCGCCCGTCACCTTTACGGATCAACGACCGAACCGGCGCCGTATCAGGAAATCGTCGGCCTCGACCTGTTCGACAAAGTCATCAACGTTGATCAGGCGCCGATTGGCCGCACCCCCCGCTCCAACCCGGCGACCTACACTGGCCTGCTGACCCCGATCCGCGAACTGTTCTCGCAAGTGCCGGAGTCACGTGTCCGTGGCTACGGGCCGGGCCGCTTCAGCTTCAACGTCAAGGGCGGCCGCTGCGAAGCCTGTCAGGGTGACGGCATGATCAAGGTCGAGATGCACTTCCTGCCCGACATCTATGTCCCCTGCGACGTCTGCCACGGCAAGCGCTACAACCGCGAGACGCTGGAAGTCCAGTACAAGGGCAAGACCATCCATGACATCCTCGGCATGACGGTCGAACAGGCCCGGGAATTCTTCGATGCCGTGCCGGTCATCGCCCGCAAGCTGCAAACGCTCGTCGATGTCGGCCTCAGCTACATCACCCTCGGCCAGAGCGCGACCACGCTGTCGGGCGGCGAAGCCCAGCGCGTCAAGCTGGCCCTCGAACTATCCAAGCGAGATACCGGACGGACCCTGTATATCCTCGACGAACCAACCACCGGCCTGCATTTCCAGGATATCGAAATGCTCCTGGCCGTCTTGCAACGCCTGGCCGAACACGGCAACACCATCGTCGTCATCGAGCATAACCTTGATGTCATCAAGACCGCCGACTGGATCGTCGATCTCGGACCGGAAGGCGGCGACGGCGGCGGCCGCATTCTGGTCAGCGGCACACCGGAACAGGTGGCCAAATGCAAGGCCAGCCACACCGGGCGTTTTCTCAAGCCCCTGCTGGATAGAAAGCTGTGA